Proteins from one Gimesia maris genomic window:
- a CDS encoding PSD1 and planctomycete cytochrome C domain-containing protein: MTQYQRIPLLVLILAVLFSQPDSVCAAEPVRPDASQLEFFEQHIRPVLIEKCADCHSGDADAESTLAVHSRAALIQGGDYGPAILPGNAQQSLLFQSIQRTHKELKMPPDADEKLKPETITHFKRWIEWGAPWPAEKPKPVTTSQKTKPQKMTTSHWCFLPRKELAPPTVSNPKWSVSPIDRFVYTRLQKEQLQPVGLASRRTLIRRATFDLTGLPPTPQEVKAFEDDPETDLKAFTRVVNRLLSSPAYGERWGRHWLDVARYADTQGDVGDFPIPGAYLYRNWVIDAFNTDLPYDQFLKAQLAGDILAEREADPEQARQLKIATGFIALSRRFGNTRYEDQNLTIDDTIDTVGRGIMGVTLKCARCHDHKFDPMLATDYYGLYGIFESTLYPSMGASNQPSPAQLVSAENDPDSQQKINEYWDLLSYYQHQIRNHFRPWLKPTLEEYKDVTAKIEAAKISKSPTDKLEQQRQKLLAAHKGKFRELMLHGLPWLKAEKARLVKAPPAEMLYAVIDGKPHHSRLHRRGNPENPGDIVPRQFINVISKSKPEIDKTESGREELAEWLTDPTHPLTSRVIVNRLWYHHFGHGLVKTVDNFGVLGDTPSHPQLLDYLAGQLIDQQWSLKALHRQIMLSRVYRLDSHDITENSNRDPDNVFLWKYTRRRLDAESIRDALLFVSGELDCEQGGPHPFVPWHKKGYSLNRPFHEDFPTKKRSVYLMTQRLYKHPFLGRFNGPETNETSGTRDSSHLPTQALYLMNAPLLPELAEAFGKRIQQSAGTEEKQIIQAYQLAFSRNPTAVELSEAAQFLEYYREELKTEQPDEDTDAGQNAWTGFAKVLLTSNEFFFVD; this comes from the coding sequence ATGACTCAATACCAACGAATCCCACTACTCGTTCTGATACTGGCTGTATTATTCAGCCAGCCCGATTCAGTCTGCGCAGCAGAACCAGTCAGACCTGATGCCAGCCAGCTCGAATTTTTCGAACAGCATATCCGACCGGTTCTGATAGAAAAATGCGCCGACTGCCACTCCGGTGATGCCGACGCTGAAAGCACACTGGCCGTCCATTCCCGCGCGGCTCTCATTCAAGGCGGCGATTATGGTCCAGCGATTCTGCCCGGAAATGCGCAACAGAGCCTGTTGTTTCAATCCATCCAGCGAACTCATAAAGAATTGAAGATGCCCCCTGATGCGGATGAGAAACTCAAACCGGAAACCATCACCCATTTCAAACGCTGGATTGAATGGGGCGCTCCCTGGCCTGCTGAAAAGCCAAAGCCAGTCACGACATCACAAAAAACCAAACCACAGAAAATGACAACCTCACACTGGTGTTTTCTGCCGCGAAAAGAACTCGCTCCGCCAACCGTCAGCAACCCCAAATGGTCGGTTTCTCCCATCGATCGTTTTGTTTATACACGACTGCAGAAAGAACAACTCCAGCCCGTCGGCCTGGCTTCCCGGCGAACTTTAATCAGACGCGCTACCTTCGATCTCACCGGATTGCCTCCCACGCCCCAGGAAGTCAAAGCGTTTGAGGATGACCCGGAAACTGATTTGAAAGCATTTACCAGAGTAGTAAACCGACTGCTGTCATCCCCGGCATACGGCGAACGCTGGGGACGCCACTGGCTCGATGTGGCTCGCTATGCAGACACCCAGGGCGATGTCGGGGATTTCCCCATTCCCGGAGCCTATCTCTATCGCAACTGGGTGATTGATGCGTTCAACACCGATCTCCCCTATGATCAGTTCCTGAAAGCCCAGCTTGCAGGAGATATTCTGGCAGAACGCGAAGCCGATCCGGAACAGGCTCGTCAACTGAAAATCGCGACAGGCTTCATTGCCCTGTCGCGACGCTTTGGTAACACGCGCTATGAAGATCAGAACCTGACCATTGACGACACCATCGACACCGTCGGACGTGGCATCATGGGTGTCACTTTGAAGTGTGCCCGCTGCCATGATCATAAATTCGATCCGATGCTGGCCACCGATTATTACGGCCTTTACGGTATTTTTGAAAGCACACTTTATCCGAGTATGGGTGCATCCAATCAACCCTCGCCGGCACAGCTCGTCTCGGCAGAAAACGATCCCGATTCGCAGCAGAAAATCAATGAATACTGGGATCTACTCAGCTATTACCAGCATCAGATTCGCAATCACTTCCGCCCCTGGCTGAAACCGACGCTCGAAGAGTATAAAGACGTCACCGCAAAAATTGAAGCAGCGAAAATATCCAAAAGCCCGACAGACAAACTGGAACAGCAACGTCAGAAGCTCCTGGCAGCACATAAAGGTAAATTCCGGGAACTGATGCTGCACGGTTTACCATGGCTCAAAGCCGAAAAAGCCCGACTGGTAAAAGCGCCTCCTGCAGAAATGCTATATGCTGTCATTGATGGCAAACCGCATCACTCTCGACTGCATCGACGCGGTAATCCGGAAAATCCAGGAGACATCGTTCCACGCCAGTTTATCAATGTCATCTCAAAATCAAAACCGGAGATCGACAAAACGGAATCCGGTCGCGAGGAGCTGGCCGAATGGCTCACCGACCCGACTCATCCTCTGACCTCACGGGTGATTGTGAACCGACTCTGGTATCACCACTTCGGACATGGTCTTGTCAAAACAGTCGACAATTTTGGCGTCTTAGGCGATACCCCCTCTCACCCGCAACTGCTCGATTACCTCGCCGGTCAACTGATTGATCAGCAATGGTCGCTCAAAGCCCTGCATCGTCAGATCATGTTAAGCCGCGTCTATCGACTCGACAGCCATGACATCACAGAAAACTCCAACCGTGATCCGGACAACGTCTTTCTCTGGAAATATACCCGCAGACGCCTGGACGCCGAATCCATCCGCGATGCCCTCTTGTTTGTTTCCGGCGAACTGGATTGTGAACAGGGAGGACCGCACCCCTTCGTCCCCTGGCACAAAAAAGGGTATAGCCTGAATCGTCCGTTTCATGAGGATTTCCCAACAAAGAAACGTAGCGTCTATCTGATGACGCAGAGACTTTATAAACACCCGTTTCTGGGCCGGTTCAATGGACCGGAAACCAACGAAACTTCGGGAACCCGGGACAGCTCCCACCTGCCGACACAGGCGCTGTACCTGATGAATGCACCACTCCTTCCCGAACTGGCAGAAGCGTTTGGCAAACGGATTCAGCAATCGGCGGGGACGGAGGAAAAGCAGATCATCCAGGCCTACCAACTCGCATTCAGCCGAAACCCGACCGCTGTAGAGCTGTCAGAAGCGGCGCAGTTCCTGGAATACTATCGCGAAGAATTAAAAACAGAACAACCTGATGAAGACACAGACGCCGGTCAGAATGCGTGGACAGGTTTCGCGAAAGTTCTGCTTACCAGTAACGAATTCTTTTTTGTCGATTAA
- a CDS encoding sugar phosphate isomerase/epimerase family protein: MQPLNRRQFLTTASIATGGLLGLNRLQAAKPDNPELTLGFSLYGMPHMKTEEALRIVADIGYDSVELALMNDWDATPAKLNSERRSSVAKTLDETGLKLTSLMEHCILTGSKASQQKVLERFKQAAELGHDLRPDHPPLIETVAGSGKWDNLKNEMRDNLGEWAKVAASTKTIIAVKPHRGGVVDHPEQGVWLVEQVNSPWIRLDYDYSHFTHRDISLKESLQTMLPYTSFIQVKDTIMKDGKVSFVLPGESGEIDYVQLLKLAVAGGYRGDICCEVSSMVFRQKGYDPVAAAKTCYQNLAPAFKQAGLKRG; encoded by the coding sequence ATGCAGCCGCTCAACCGCCGTCAGTTTCTCACCACCGCCAGCATCGCCACAGGCGGTCTGCTGGGACTCAACAGATTACAGGCAGCAAAACCAGATAATCCGGAACTCACGCTCGGTTTCAGCCTGTATGGCATGCCTCACATGAAAACAGAGGAGGCACTCCGTATCGTCGCCGACATCGGTTATGACTCGGTCGAACTGGCTCTGATGAACGACTGGGACGCTACCCCCGCCAAACTGAACTCAGAACGTCGATCTTCAGTTGCCAAAACGCTTGACGAAACCGGATTAAAGTTGACCTCATTAATGGAGCACTGCATTCTAACCGGTTCCAAGGCCAGTCAGCAGAAAGTCCTCGAACGCTTTAAACAGGCTGCTGAACTGGGACACGATCTGCGCCCCGACCATCCCCCGCTGATCGAAACGGTCGCCGGAAGTGGCAAATGGGATAACCTCAAAAACGAAATGCGCGACAACCTGGGTGAATGGGCCAAAGTTGCCGCCAGCACAAAAACCATTATCGCCGTCAAACCACATCGGGGCGGCGTGGTCGATCATCCCGAACAGGGTGTCTGGCTGGTCGAACAGGTCAACAGCCCCTGGATTCGCCTCGATTATGACTACAGCCACTTTACTCATCGGGATATTTCACTGAAAGAATCCCTGCAGACCATGCTGCCTTATACCAGTTTCATACAGGTCAAAGATACGATCATGAAAGACGGTAAAGTCAGTTTCGTGCTGCCTGGCGAGAGTGGGGAGATTGACTACGTACAACTGCTCAAACTGGCAGTCGCAGGCGGCTATCGAGGAGATATCTGTTGTGAAGTCAGCAGTATGGTCTTCCGTCAGAAAGGCTATGATCCCGTTGCCGCTGCCAAAACCTGCTATCAGAATCTGGCCCCCGCTTTCAAACAGGCGGGACTCAAACGAGGTTAA